The following are from one region of the Spirochaetaceae bacterium genome:
- a CDS encoding bacteriohemerythrin, giving the protein MQTFWRDVLKIGFDDIDDQHKVLVGYLDKMVAAKANDAEEVKAVLTGLEEYVNYHFSYEEAKLAAAGFVKLEEHKKEHKNFALAVQAKVSEYQNSNYDVDEMVTFLKEWLVKHIMVKDRIWAKYLLEQAKN; this is encoded by the coding sequence ATGCAAACATTCTGGAGAGATGTTTTAAAAATTGGTTTTGATGATATTGACGACCAACACAAGGTATTAGTTGGTTATTTAGATAAAATGGTAGCTGCCAAGGCCAACGATGCCGAAGAAGTTAAAGCGGTTTTAACTGGGCTGGAAGAATATGTAAATTATCATTTTAGTTACGAAGAGGCCAAACTTGCCGCCGCCGGTTTTGTAAAGCTGGAAGAACATAAAAAAGAGCACAAAAACTTTGCCCTTGCTGTACAAGCTAAAGTAAGTGAGTACCAAAACAGTAACTACGACGTGGACGAAATGGTTACCTTTTTAAAGGAATGGCTGGTTAAGCATATTATGGTTAAGGACCGTATTTGGGCTAAGTATTTATTAGAACAAGCTAAGAATTAG
- the nrdR gene encoding transcriptional regulator NrdR, with amino-acid sequence MRCPACFIDNDRVMDSRSNNEGDFIRRRRECLQCGHRFTSYEKIEQKPFKVVKKNNKREHFDSEKLRKGLELALRKRPISADDIDDIIDWVTTEAAELGRAKAGRAKGEIASTQLGELVLKKLYEVDRVAYVRFASVYRNFDNIEEFVAIIKEMNN; translated from the coding sequence ATGCGTTGCCCCGCTTGTTTTATAGATAACGACCGTGTTATGGATTCGCGCAGTAATAATGAAGGCGATTTTATTCGCCGCCGGCGCGAGTGTTTGCAATGCGGCCACCGCTTTACCAGCTACGAAAAAATTGAGCAAAAACCTTTTAAGGTAGTTAAAAAAAATAATAAGCGCGAGCACTTTGATAGCGAAAAGCTACGCAAAGGCCTCGAGCTAGCCTTGCGCAAAAGGCCCATTAGTGCAGACGATATAGATGATATTATCGACTGGGTAACAACCGAAGCCGCCGAGCTGGGGCGAGCAAAGGCCGGCCGGGCTAAAGGCGAAATTGCCAGTACCCAACTGGGTGAGCTGGTATTAAAAAAGCTTTACGAGGTAGACAGAGTGGCCTATGTACGTTTTGCCAGCGTTTATCGTAATTTTGATAATATTGAAGAATTTGTAGCTATTATAAAGGAAATGAATAATTAA
- a CDS encoding flavodoxin family protein encodes MNVIAILASPRRNSASSAFAEYFLNKLTEEDKAGCNINKFILRGMQYSGCKGCYLCQTKATACVLTDDLTEVFESLHQADILFIATPIYFGRTPSQLLAFTNRLKQLSIDNSLTKTRLPGGKTAILLTTQQQEDVHYYRDLRNSLHYQFKQFGFTNFYTIGKGLLGIEFDLNDCKDFYDTIDDCVAKVAAPFKR; translated from the coding sequence ATGAATGTTATAGCAATACTGGCAAGCCCTCGCCGTAACTCGGCCAGCAGCGCCTTTGCCGAATATTTTTTAAATAAGCTCACCGAAGAAGATAAAGCCGGCTGTAATATTAACAAATTTATTTTACGCGGTATGCAATATTCGGGCTGCAAGGGCTGCTATCTTTGTCAAACTAAAGCCACTGCCTGCGTTTTAACCGATGACTTAACGGAGGTTTTTGAAAGTTTACACCAAGCCGATATTTTATTTATAGCTACCCCCATTTATTTTGGGCGAACGCCCAGCCAATTATTAGCTTTTACAAACCGCCTTAAGCAGCTTTCTATAGATAATTCTTTAACAAAAACAAGATTACCCGGCGGTAAAACTGCTATTCTACTAACTACACAGCAACAAGAAGATGTTCATTATTATCGCGATTTACGCAATAGCTTGCACTACCAATTTAAACAATTTGGGTTTACCAATTTTTATACTATAGGTAAAGGTTTACTGGGTATCGAATTTGATTTAAATGACTGTAAAGACTTTTACGATACTATCGATGATTGTGTAGCTAAAGTGGCCGCACCTTTTAAGCGCTAA
- a CDS encoding flavodoxin family protein has translation MNITAIFASPRQNSASKAFGKYFLNRIAEKSTVQCNIDTFTLGDMQYGGCKACYLCQTEEELGVCKETDDLIEVFASLRKADILFMATPIYFGNLPSQLKAFTDRCKQFFMSTALGLGQISSLPSGKILVMLTTQQVYEVTKYEKLRKLLHYFFKQLGFTDFYFIGEDLLSIEFDLNEHKTFYNIIDNCIDTIINPADRL, from the coding sequence ATGAATATTACTGCTATTTTTGCCAGCCCGCGCCAAAACTCGGCCAGTAAAGCTTTTGGTAAATATTTTTTAAATAGAATTGCCGAAAAAAGTACGGTTCAATGTAATATTGACACATTTACTTTGGGTGATATGCAATATGGGGGCTGTAAAGCTTGCTATCTTTGCCAAACAGAAGAAGAACTAGGTGTTTGCAAAGAGACAGACGATTTAATAGAGGTTTTTGCTAGCCTGCGTAAGGCCGATATTTTATTTATGGCTACTCCTATTTATTTTGGCAACTTGCCTAGCCAATTAAAAGCCTTTACGGATAGATGTAAGCAATTTTTTATGAGCACCGCTTTAGGTTTAGGCCAAATATCTAGCTTACCCAGTGGTAAAATCCTTGTTATGCTAACCACTCAACAGGTATACGAAGTTACTAAGTACGAAAAACTACGGAAACTCCTTCATTATTTTTTTAAACAGCTTGGTTTTACCGACTTTTATTTTATAGGCGAAGATTTACTGAGTATCGAGTTTGATTTAAACGAACATAAAACTTTTTATAATATTATTGATAACTGTATAGATACCATAATTAACCCCGCCGATAGGCTATAA
- a CDS encoding ribonucleoside triphosphate reductase: MLDWKVLLGHKQEDATLTYITKRAGEVEPYNKQKIVVAINKAIKASRKEANLKLAEELALKVDAKVKELLAGRHSGSVPHLEEIQDLVEDVLIEEKHKDLAKSYILYRSRRSDIREAKLTLDVSTLVDSYLDRSDWRVNENANVNFSLGGLILHNAGTVTANYWLKNVYRHEIAEAHRSCAMHLHDLSMFSPYCAGWSLRQLIEEGLGGVADKITSKPAAHLSTLVNQMVNFLGIMQNEWAGAQAFSSFDTYLAPFIRADNLNYNEVKQCVQSFIFGVNTPSRWGTQAPFTNITLDWTCPDDLKERKAIVAGREQPFTYGDCAAEMALVNKAFLEIMLAGDANGRGFAYPIPTYNITKDFIWESENAKLLFEMAGKYGTPYFQNFINSDLNPEDVRSMCCRLRLDKRELRKRGGGLFGSDEFTGSIGVVTINLPQLAFLAVNKEDFFARLTHVMNLAAESLQAKRKVVARLMEAGLFPYTKHYLKHLDNHFNTIGICGMNEALLNFNFINADITQPAARALALEILDFMRAKMQDYQEEYGSLFNLEASPAESTSYRLAKHDKENYPAIIVSGNKESPYYTNSTQLPVMQTNDIFEALDHQDELQTKYTGGTVFHCYLGEEIKDWQITRKLVQNIAQSYRLPYFTLSPVFSVCARHGYLVGQHFNCPKCEEQNRLVSAEITAIKEELAKRSA, translated from the coding sequence ATGCTAGATTGGAAAGTTTTACTAGGTCATAAACAAGAAGACGCAACTTTAACCTACATTACAAAAAGAGCAGGTGAAGTTGAGCCCTATAACAAGCAAAAAATAGTGGTAGCCATTAACAAAGCTATTAAGGCCAGCCGTAAAGAGGCTAACCTCAAACTGGCCGAAGAGCTGGCTTTAAAGGTTGACGCTAAAGTTAAAGAACTACTGGCCGGCCGCCACAGCGGCAGTGTACCGCACCTAGAAGAGATACAAGATTTAGTAGAAGATGTACTTATAGAAGAAAAGCACAAAGATTTAGCCAAAAGCTACATTTTATACCGCAGCCGGCGCAGCGATATTCGTGAGGCTAAGCTAACTTTAGATGTAAGCACACTGGTAGATAGTTACCTAGACCGCAGCGATTGGCGCGTTAACGAAAATGCCAATGTCAATTTTAGTTTGGGCGGCCTTATTTTACACAATGCCGGTACCGTTACCGCTAATTATTGGCTTAAAAATGTTTACCGCCACGAAATAGCGGAGGCTCACCGCAGCTGTGCTATGCATTTGCACGATTTATCTATGTTTAGCCCTTATTGTGCCGGCTGGTCGCTTAGGCAGCTTATCGAAGAAGGATTAGGAGGTGTAGCCGACAAAATTACCAGCAAGCCGGCGGCGCATCTTTCTACTTTAGTTAATCAAATGGTTAATTTTTTGGGTATTATGCAAAATGAATGGGCTGGGGCGCAGGCCTTTAGCAGCTTTGATACCTATCTTGCTCCTTTTATTAGAGCCGATAACCTAAACTATAACGAAGTTAAACAATGCGTGCAAAGTTTTATCTTTGGGGTTAATACGCCAAGCAGGTGGGGCACCCAAGCGCCTTTTACCAACATTACCTTAGATTGGACTTGTCCCGACGATTTAAAAGAACGCAAGGCGATTGTCGCCGGACGTGAGCAGCCTTTTACTTACGGAGACTGTGCTGCCGAGATGGCGCTGGTAAATAAAGCCTTTTTAGAGATAATGCTGGCCGGCGATGCTAATGGGCGCGGCTTTGCTTACCCTATCCCTACCTACAATATTACTAAAGACTTTATTTGGGAGAGCGAAAATGCCAAGCTGCTCTTCGAGATGGCTGGGAAATATGGCACACCATATTTTCAAAACTTTATCAACAGCGACCTTAACCCCGAAGATGTACGCAGTATGTGCTGCCGCTTACGCCTAGATAAACGCGAGCTGCGCAAGCGCGGCGGCGGATTATTTGGCAGCGACGAATTTACCGGCAGTATCGGGGTGGTTACCATCAACCTGCCGCAGCTGGCCTTTTTAGCTGTAAACAAAGAAGATTTTTTTGCTAGGCTCACCCACGTGATGAATTTAGCCGCCGAAAGTTTACAAGCCAAGCGTAAGGTGGTAGCACGGCTCATGGAAGCCGGCCTCTTTCCCTACACTAAGCATTACCTAAAGCACCTAGATAATCACTTTAACACCATTGGTATTTGCGGTATGAACGAGGCGCTGCTTAACTTTAATTTTATTAACGCCGACATTACCCAGCCCGCTGCTCGGGCCTTAGCCCTCGAAATTCTCGATTTTATGCGGGCCAAAATGCAAGATTACCAAGAAGAATATGGCAGCCTTTTTAACCTTGAGGCCAGCCCGGCCGAAAGCACAAGCTACCGTCTTGCCAAGCATGATAAAGAAAACTACCCGGCCATTATCGTTAGCGGCAATAAAGAAAGCCCTTACTATACCAATAGCACCCAGCTACCCGTTATGCAAACCAACGATATTTTTGAGGCGCTAGACCATCAAGACGAGCTGCAAACTAAATATACCGGCGGTACCGTTTTTCATTGCTATTTGGGCGAAGAAATTAAAGATTGGCAAATTACCCGCAAACTGGTACAAAATATTGCCCAAAGCTATCGCTTACCTTATTTTACCTTAAGTCCCGTCTTTAGTGTGTGCGCCCGGCATGGTTATTTAGTTGGCCAGCACTTTAATTGCCCTAAGTGCGAAGAGCAAAACCGGTTGGTTAGCGCCGAAATAACGGCCATAAAAGAAGAGTTAGCTAAACGCAGTGCTTAA
- a CDS encoding flavodoxin family protein: MNVTAILASPRRHSASSAFGEYFLSKLAEKNKAGCHINKFILRGMQYSGCKGCYFCQTKQDNCVLDDDLTEVFQSLYKTDILLIATPIYFGRDPSQLAAFVDRCNQFYVSNFLISNEKSKLTKGKTLVLLTTQEQAGIHRYRDLHNSFHFYFKQFGFTNFYAISEDLLSIEFDLNDHKHFYDTIDACVAKVAEPFKP; the protein is encoded by the coding sequence ATGAATGTTACAGCCATCTTAGCAAGTCCCCGTCGCCATTCGGCCAGCAGTGCCTTTGGCGAATATTTTTTAAGTAAACTTGCCGAAAAAAACAAAGCCGGCTGTCATATTAACAAATTTATTTTACGCGGTATGCAATATTCGGGCTGCAAGGGCTGCTATTTTTGCCAAACTAAACAAGACAACTGTGTTTTAGATGACGATTTAACCGAAGTTTTTCAAAGCCTATACAAAACCGATATTTTACTTATTGCTACCCCTATTTATTTTGGGCGCGACCCTAGCCAGCTGGCAGCTTTTGTAGATAGGTGCAACCAGTTTTATGTGAGCAACTTTTTAATTTCTAACGAAAAATCTAAGCTGACCAAAGGTAAAACACTGGTTTTACTAACCACGCAAGAGCAAGCCGGTATTCATCGCTATCGCGACCTGCATAATAGCTTTCATTTTTACTTTAAACAATTTGGTTTTACCAATTTTTATGCTATCAGCGAAGATTTACTGAGTATCGAGTTTGATTTAAACGACCATAAACACTTTTATGATACTATCGATGCTTGTGTAGCTAAAGTGGCCGAGCCCTTTAAGCCTTAA